One Halobaculum roseum DNA segment encodes these proteins:
- a CDS encoding amino acid permease has protein sequence MSGDEELAKDLGPLAALTIGVGTMIGAGIFVLPGEAISEAGSFAVISFVLGGAIAILTAFSASELGTAMPVSGGAYYYVNQALGPMFGSVAGWANWMGLAFASAFYMVGFGEYVVNISGGSIAVPAIGIAIPVGVKAVALTGAALFVLVNYVGAKETGRLQNVIVVLLVLILTVFTIAGTLRADPANVAEGTGLEPMLTTTGLIFVSYLGFVQITSVAEEIKDPGRNLPRAVIGSVVIVTVIYALVLIVMSAAVEQGFIAAIPDGQIAVVEVARIVLGPAGAIAMLIGGLLATASSANASILASSRINFAMGRDRLVSPNLNEIHPRFGTPYRSIAITGALILLFIVLADVNTLATLGSVLHLVIYALLNVALIVFREANVEGYEPSYTVPLYPAVPVLGTVASLALIAFIDLRVIAIGGAFVGFALLWYFGYARSRTESEGALSEFVRSRADRMPDAAVDAADAVAPDGGEYRVMVPLANPANEGTLIELAANIARERGGSVEAVHIVSVPDQTSLEYAADNVRKFDEGSDELLERARVDAEDLGVPVETSTIVSHRSFEEVFDAARTHEADLVVMGWGPEGHGAPGRVEGRMDELTRDLPCDFLVLKDRGFDPERVLVPTAGGPDSDLSAEIAVALRDAFGSEIRLLHVADDVGDGKEFLSAWANDHGLGDAELLVESGDVEEAIGRHAEDASLVVIGATERGMLSRLVSGALALDVVNEVDCSVLLAERPTRRSLRDRLFGR, from the coding sequence ATGAGCGGCGACGAGGAGCTCGCGAAGGACCTGGGGCCGCTGGCGGCGCTGACCATCGGCGTCGGAACGATGATCGGCGCCGGGATCTTCGTCCTCCCGGGGGAGGCGATCAGCGAGGCCGGGTCGTTCGCCGTGATCTCGTTCGTGCTCGGCGGCGCCATCGCGATCCTGACGGCGTTTTCGGCCTCCGAACTGGGGACGGCCATGCCGGTCTCGGGGGGCGCCTACTACTACGTGAATCAGGCGCTGGGCCCGATGTTCGGCTCCGTCGCCGGGTGGGCCAACTGGATGGGGCTGGCGTTCGCCTCCGCGTTCTACATGGTCGGGTTCGGCGAGTACGTCGTCAACATCTCCGGCGGGTCGATCGCCGTTCCGGCTATCGGGATCGCGATCCCCGTCGGGGTGAAAGCCGTCGCGCTCACGGGCGCGGCGCTGTTCGTCCTCGTCAACTACGTGGGCGCCAAGGAGACCGGTCGCCTCCAGAACGTGATCGTCGTACTCTTGGTCCTCATCCTCACGGTGTTCACGATCGCGGGCACGCTGCGCGCGGATCCGGCGAACGTCGCCGAGGGAACCGGGTTGGAGCCGATGCTCACGACGACCGGGCTCATCTTCGTCTCGTATCTGGGGTTCGTCCAGATCACCTCCGTCGCCGAGGAGATCAAAGACCCCGGTCGGAACCTCCCGCGTGCGGTGATCGGGTCGGTCGTCATCGTGACCGTGATCTACGCGCTCGTGTTGATCGTGATGAGCGCCGCCGTCGAGCAGGGGTTCATCGCGGCCATCCCCGACGGCCAGATCGCCGTCGTCGAGGTGGCGCGGATCGTCCTCGGGCCCGCGGGGGCGATCGCGATGCTGATCGGCGGGCTGCTGGCGACCGCCTCCTCGGCGAACGCCTCGATCCTGGCGTCCTCGCGGATCAACTTCGCGATGGGGCGGGATCGTCTGGTCTCCCCGAACCTCAACGAGATCCACCCCCGGTTCGGGACGCCCTACCGCTCGATCGCCATCACGGGCGCGCTCATCCTCCTGTTCATCGTCCTCGCGGACGTGAACACGCTCGCGACGCTCGGGTCGGTGCTCCACCTCGTCATCTACGCCCTGCTCAACGTGGCGCTGATCGTGTTCCGCGAGGCGAACGTCGAGGGGTACGAGCCGAGCTACACCGTCCCGCTGTACCCCGCCGTTCCGGTGTTGGGCACCGTCGCCTCCCTGGCGCTCATCGCGTTCATTGACCTGCGCGTGATCGCCATCGGCGGGGCCTTCGTCGGGTTCGCGCTGCTGTGGTACTTCGGGTACGCCCGCTCGCGAACGGAAAGCGAGGGTGCGCTCTCGGAGTTCGTCCGCTCGCGCGCGGATCGGATGCCCGACGCCGCAGTCGACGCGGCCGACGCGGTCGCCCCCGACGGCGGGGAGTACCGCGTGATGGTGCCGCTGGCGAACCCCGCCAACGAGGGAACGCTCATCGAGCTCGCCGCGAACATCGCGCGCGAGCGCGGCGGCAGCGTCGAGGCCGTCCACATCGTCTCGGTGCCCGACCAGACCTCCCTCGAGTACGCCGCGGACAACGTCCGCAAGTTCGACGAGGGGAGCGACGAACTCCTCGAACGCGCGCGCGTCGACGCCGAGGACCTCGGCGTCCCGGTCGAGACGAGCACTATCGTCTCCCACCGGTCCTTCGAGGAGGTGTTCGACGCCGCCCGCACCCACGAGGCCGACCTCGTCGTGATGGGCTGGGGACCGGAGGGCCACGGCGCGCCCGGCCGCGTCGAGGGGCGGATGGACGAGCTCACCAGAGACCTCCCGTGTGACTTCCTCGTCCTGAAGGACCGCGGGTTCGACCCCGAGCGCGTCCTCGTCCCCACGGCGGGCGGGCCGGATTCGGACCTCTCCGCGGAGATCGCCGTCGCCCTCCGGGACGCGTTCGGCTCGGAGATCCGGCTGCTCCACGTCGCCGACGACGTTGGCGACGGCAAGGAGTTCCTGTCCGCGTGGGCCAACGATCACGGCCTCGGCGACGCCGAACTGCTGGTCGAATCGGGCGACGTCGAGGAGGCGATCGGACGACACGCCGAGGACGCCTCGCTGGTCGTCATCGGGGCGACCGAGCGCGGGATGCTCTCGCGACTGGTCAGCGGGGCGCTCGCGCTCGACGTCGTCAACGAGGTCGACTGCTCGGTGCTGCTGGCCGAGCGCCCGACCCGGCGGAGCCTGCGCGACCGGCTGTTCGGACGGTAG
- a CDS encoding universal stress protein — translation MNGLLSRVVVPVASEADAADTAAAFAAHGADAGDVTLVYVVEKAGGAPDKAGVEQREAAAQEAFDTFDAAMPDVTVDREIAYATDVVDGILAVAGDVDATAIVFTPRDGGRFVRMLTGDVAMRLITEADRPVVSLPHRAGGDAEGDDGSPEDE, via the coding sequence ATGAACGGCCTGCTCTCGCGGGTCGTCGTCCCCGTCGCCTCCGAGGCGGACGCGGCCGACACGGCCGCCGCGTTCGCGGCCCACGGCGCCGACGCGGGCGACGTGACGCTCGTGTACGTCGTCGAGAAGGCCGGCGGCGCCCCGGACAAGGCGGGCGTCGAGCAGCGTGAGGCGGCCGCCCAGGAGGCGTTCGACACCTTCGACGCCGCGATGCCCGACGTGACCGTCGACCGCGAGATCGCGTACGCCACCGACGTGGTGGACGGGATCCTCGCGGTCGCCGGCGACGTCGACGCGACGGCGATCGTGTTCACGCCCCGCGACGGCGGGCGGTTCGTGCGGATGCTCACGGGCGACGTGGCGATGCGGCTGATCACCGAGGCCGACCGTCCGGTCGTGAGCCTGCCGCACCGGGCCGGCGGCGACGCCGAGGGCGACGACGGGTCGCCGGAGGACGAATGA
- a CDS encoding DUF7511 domain-containing protein, producing the protein MHASDDLPQLREAAALEDLPEFGLRYLFDDGSDPSSVTVYDPETLETTWITVDADAAVSLEDVR; encoded by the coding sequence ATGCACGCGAGCGACGATCTGCCGCAGCTCCGGGAGGCAGCCGCACTCGAGGATCTCCCCGAGTTCGGGCTCCGATACCTCTTCGACGACGGGTCGGACCCGAGTTCGGTGACCGTCTACGACCCGGAGACGCTGGAGACGACGTGGATCACCGTCGACGCCGACGCGGCCGTGTCGCTCGAGGACGTTCGCTGA
- a CDS encoding metal-dependent hydrolase, which yields MLPLGHLAFAYLWYACYGAVGRHRLPARAALVPLAVGSQFPDLVDKPLAYVEVLSYGRSLAHSLFAFAACSLAVWWIARRLSGRWAVDTWPERLRAVTPGAFSIGYLSHLIGDTYRFLLAGDLWTARFLLYPLFPVPVSSADEVAPWIRLIRIYRDMGTHPQLGVIAVAVVLFVGLRVRQYWNRTDVDRA from the coding sequence GTGTTACCGCTGGGGCATCTCGCGTTCGCGTACCTCTGGTATGCGTGCTACGGGGCCGTCGGGAGACACCGGCTGCCCGCACGCGCCGCGCTGGTCCCGCTCGCGGTCGGCAGTCAGTTCCCGGACCTGGTCGACAAGCCGCTCGCGTACGTCGAGGTCCTCTCGTACGGTCGGTCGCTGGCGCACTCGCTGTTCGCGTTCGCCGCGTGTTCCCTCGCCGTCTGGTGGATCGCGCGACGCCTGTCCGGGCGCTGGGCCGTAGACACGTGGCCCGAGCGCCTGCGGGCCGTCACGCCCGGGGCGTTCTCGATCGGCTATCTGAGCCACCTGATAGGCGACACGTACCGCTTCCTGCTCGCGGGCGACCTGTGGACCGCGCGCTTTCTGTTGTACCCGCTGTTCCCGGTTCCGGTGTCATCGGCCGACGAGGTGGCGCCGTGGATACGGCTGATCCGGATCTATCGAGACATGGGCACGCATCCACAGTTGGGCGTGATCGCCGTCGCGGTCGTCCTGTTCGTGGGGCTGCGGGTGCGACAGTACTGGAACCGGACGGACGTGGACCGGGCGTAG
- the secY gene encoding preprotein translocase subunit SecY — MGWKETAEPVLTRMPTVERPEGHVPFKRKLAWTAGILVMYFFLTNITMFGLATGGAGGDFYGRFRSILAGSQGSILQLGIGPIVTASIVLQLLGGADLLGLDTDDPRDQVLYQGLQKLLVVVMICLTGLPMVFAGNYLPVDSQLAASLGIGGGGMRTVLFAQIFVGGVLILFMDEVISKWGVGSGIGLFIIAGVSQQLVAGLFAVPALGTQVTGFFPAWYGIITGSVELDPFVQSLLFDPGNILALFTTVLIFAVVVYTESVRVEIPLSHARVKGARGRFPVKLIYASVLPMILVRALQANIQFLGQILNNYMTLPAFVGVYSQGQPVSGLFYYLAPIQTRSDWMWFSGAFTVSAEPWQIVLRVLVDLTFMIIGGAIFAVFWVETTGMGPESTAQQIQNSGMQIPGFRKNPQVIEKVMERYIPQVTVIGGALVGLLAVLANMLGTLGGVSGTGLLLTVSITYKLYEEIAEEQLMEMHPMMRQMFGSD; from the coding sequence ATGGGTTGGAAAGAGACCGCGGAACCCGTACTCACGCGGATGCCGACGGTCGAGCGTCCGGAGGGGCACGTGCCCTTCAAACGGAAGCTCGCCTGGACGGCCGGCATCCTCGTGATGTACTTCTTCCTCACCAATATCACGATGTTCGGACTCGCCACCGGCGGCGCCGGGGGCGACTTCTACGGTCGCTTCCGGTCGATCCTCGCCGGTTCGCAGGGGTCGATCCTACAGCTCGGTATCGGGCCGATCGTCACGGCGTCCATCGTCCTCCAACTGCTCGGGGGCGCCGACCTGCTCGGCCTCGACACCGACGACCCCCGCGACCAGGTGCTGTACCAGGGGCTCCAGAAGCTACTCGTCGTCGTGATGATCTGTCTGACGGGCCTGCCGATGGTGTTCGCCGGCAACTACCTCCCGGTGGACAGTCAGCTCGCGGCGTCGCTGGGCATCGGCGGCGGCGGCATGCGAACGGTACTGTTCGCGCAGATCTTCGTCGGCGGCGTCCTCATCCTGTTCATGGACGAGGTCATCTCCAAGTGGGGCGTCGGCTCCGGGATCGGCCTGTTCATCATCGCGGGCGTGAGCCAGCAGCTCGTCGCCGGGCTGTTCGCCGTGCCCGCGCTGGGCACGCAGGTGACCGGCTTCTTCCCCGCGTGGTACGGGATCATCACCGGCAGCGTCGAGCTGGACCCGTTCGTCCAGTCGCTGCTGTTCGACCCCGGGAACATCCTCGCGCTGTTCACCACGGTGCTCATCTTCGCGGTCGTCGTGTACACCGAGTCCGTGCGCGTCGAGATCCCGCTGAGCCACGCCCGCGTCAAGGGCGCCCGGGGTCGCTTCCCCGTGAAGCTCATCTACGCGTCCGTCCTCCCGATGATCCTCGTTCGCGCGCTGCAGGCGAACATCCAGTTCCTCGGGCAGATCCTCAACAACTACATGACGCTCCCGGCGTTCGTCGGCGTCTATTCGCAGGGACAGCCCGTGAGCGGGCTGTTCTATTATCTCGCGCCGATCCAGACGCGCTCGGATTGGATGTGGTTCTCCGGGGCGTTCACCGTGAGCGCCGAACCCTGGCAGATCGTCCTCCGCGTGCTCGTCGACCTCACGTTCATGATCATCGGCGGCGCCATCTTCGCGGTGTTCTGGGTCGAGACGACCGGCATGGGGCCGGAGTCGACCGCCCAGCAGATCCAGAACTCGGGGATGCAGATCCCCGGCTTCCGGAAGAACCCGCAGGTCATCGAGAAGGTGATGGAGCGGTACATTCCGCAGGTCACCGTCATCGGCGGCGCGCTCGTCGGCCTGCTCGCGGTGCTTGCGAACATGCTGGGTACGCTCGGAGGCGTCTCCGGGACGGGGCTGCTGCTGACGGTGTCGATCACCTACAAGCTGTACGAGGAGATCGCCGAGGAGCAGCTCATGGAGATGCACCCGATGATGCGCCAGATGTTCGGCAGCGACTGA
- a CDS encoding uL15m family ribosomal protein — translation MTNKKRRQRGSRTHGGGSHKNRRGAGHRGGRGAAGRKKHERQLYGPLGKYGFKRPQGVQDEVVEVSVQKLDEDAALLAADDLAEEEGDGYALDARDVAEDGHEVDVVKVLGGGQVRGELHVTADAFTAEARRLIEEAGGSAELTDRAEQAQADAEASEEQSDADSDDE, via the coding sequence ATGACGAACAAGAAGCGACGCCAGCGCGGCTCGCGCACGCACGGCGGCGGCTCCCACAAGAACCGGCGCGGCGCCGGTCACCGGGGCGGTCGCGGCGCGGCCGGCCGCAAGAAGCACGAACGGCAGCTGTACGGTCCGCTCGGCAAGTACGGCTTCAAGCGCCCGCAGGGCGTGCAGGACGAGGTCGTCGAGGTCTCCGTCCAGAAGCTGGACGAGGACGCCGCCCTCCTGGCGGCCGACGACCTCGCCGAGGAGGAGGGCGACGGCTACGCCCTCGACGCCCGCGACGTGGCCGAGGACGGTCACGAGGTCGACGTGGTGAAGGTGCTCGGCGGCGGGCAGGTCCGCGGGGAGCTGCACGTCACGGCCGACGCGTTCACCGCGGAGGCCCGCCGCCTCATCGAGGAGGCCGGCGGCTCCGCGGAGCTGACCGACCGCGCCGAGCAGGCGCAGGCCGACGCCGAGGCGTCCGAGGAGCAGTCCGACGCCGACAGCGACGACGAGTAA
- the rpmD gene encoding 50S ribosomal protein L30, with the protein MQAVVQLRGEIDMSAGQRDTLKMLNIHAINHCALVPEEDTYEGMIAKVNDFVAFGEPETETVAMLIERRGEPLEGDADVDDEWVADNTDYEDVESLSAALVEEETTLREQGLSPVLRLHAPRGGHDGIKHAVKNGGALGRHDDIDTLLEAMR; encoded by the coding sequence ATGCAGGCGGTCGTCCAACTGCGCGGCGAGATCGACATGTCCGCCGGGCAGCGCGACACCCTGAAGATGCTCAACATCCACGCGATCAACCACTGCGCGCTGGTGCCCGAGGAGGACACCTACGAGGGGATGATCGCGAAGGTGAACGACTTCGTCGCGTTCGGCGAGCCCGAGACCGAGACGGTCGCGATGCTCATCGAGCGGCGCGGCGAGCCCCTCGAGGGCGACGCCGACGTCGACGACGAGTGGGTCGCCGACAACACCGACTACGAGGACGTCGAGTCGCTTTCGGCGGCGCTGGTCGAGGAGGAGACGACGCTGCGCGAGCAGGGTCTCTCCCCGGTCCTCCGCCTGCACGCCCCGCGCGGCGGCCACGACGGCATCAAGCACGCCGTGAAGAACGGCGGCGCGCTCGGTCGTCACGACGACATCGACACCCTCCTGGAGGCGATGCGATAA
- a CDS encoding 30S ribosomal protein S5: MSRNGGWEPRTRLGRKVQEGDITSMEQALNSGLPLKEHQLVDQLLPDLEDEVLDINMVQRMTDSGRRVKFRCVVAIGNGDGYLGYAEGRDDQVGGAIQKAIEVAKLNMIKVDRGSGSWEDSAGGVNSLTRTATGKAGSVEVEIKPAPQGLGLAAAPTVRNILELAGVQDAWTSSNGNTRTTVNLAKATFNALRNASQARTPDRARRVQREAEGER; this comes from the coding sequence ATGAGTAGAAACGGCGGATGGGAGCCGCGCACGCGGCTCGGCCGGAAGGTACAGGAGGGCGACATCACCTCGATGGAGCAGGCGCTCAACTCGGGGCTCCCGCTGAAGGAGCACCAGTTGGTCGACCAGCTCCTCCCGGACCTGGAGGACGAGGTGCTGGACATCAACATGGTCCAGCGCATGACCGACTCCGGTCGCCGGGTGAAGTTCCGCTGTGTCGTCGCCATCGGCAACGGCGACGGCTACCTCGGCTACGCCGAGGGCCGCGACGACCAGGTCGGCGGCGCGATCCAGAAGGCCATCGAGGTCGCCAAGCTGAACATGATCAAGGTCGACCGCGGCTCGGGCTCGTGGGAGGACTCCGCCGGCGGAGTCAACTCCCTGACCCGGACGGCCACCGGCAAGGCCGGCTCCGTCGAGGTCGAGATCAAGCCCGCCCCGCAGGGGCTCGGGCTCGCGGCGGCGCCGACCGTCCGCAACATCCTCGAGCTCGCGGGGGTCCAGGACGCCTGGACCTCCTCGAACGGGAACACGCGGACGACGGTCAACCTCGCGAAGGCGACGTTCAACGCCCTGCGAAACGCCTCGCAGGCGCGCACGCCCGACCGGGCGCGGCGCGTCCAGCGCGAAGCGGAGGGTGAGCGCTGA
- a CDS encoding 50S ribosomal protein L18: MATGPRYKVPMRRRREVRTDYHQRLRLLKSGKPRLVARLSNKHVRAQLVSPGPNGDETHAAASSEDLAEYGWEAPTANLPSAYLTGYLAGLRAVEAGLEEAVLDIGLNTATPGNKAFAVQEGAIDAGLEIPHNESVLADWSRNRGEHIAAYDEQLDEPLYSGEFDAADLPEHFDEVRETLTEEFDNE, from the coding sequence ATGGCGACCGGACCACGCTACAAGGTACCGATGCGTCGCCGTCGCGAAGTCCGGACGGACTACCACCAGAGGTTGCGCCTGCTGAAATCCGGCAAGCCGCGCCTCGTCGCGCGCCTGTCGAACAAGCACGTCAGGGCGCAGCTGGTTTCCCCCGGGCCGAACGGCGACGAGACACACGCGGCCGCATCCAGCGAGGACCTCGCGGAGTACGGCTGGGAGGCCCCCACGGCCAATCTCCCCAGCGCGTACCTGACGGGCTATCTCGCGGGACTGCGGGCGGTCGAGGCGGGCCTCGAGGAGGCCGTCCTCGACATCGGCCTGAACACCGCCACGCCCGGAAACAAGGCGTTCGCGGTGCAGGAAGGAGCGATCGACGCCGGGCTCGAGATCCCCCACAACGAGAGCGTCCTCGCGGACTGGTCGCGCAACCGCGGCGAGCACATCGCCGCCTACGACGAGCAGCTCGACGAGCCGCTCTACAGCGGGGAGTTCGACGCGGCGGACCTGCCCGAACACTTCGACGAGGTTCGGGAGACCCTGACGGAGGAATTCGACAATGAGTAG
- a CDS encoding 50S ribosomal protein L19e gives MSDLAAQRRLAADELDVGKSRVWLNPEAQDELADAITREDIREQIEQGNIREKEAKGNSRGRARERDEKRSYGHRTGAGSRKGKAGGRQSQKDEWISRIRAQRARLKELRDDGPLDSSQYRELYNKASGGAFEDVRRLDSYIVNNYDVTLEDD, from the coding sequence ATGAGCGACCTGGCAGCACAGCGCCGGCTCGCCGCCGACGAACTCGACGTCGGCAAGAGCCGCGTGTGGCTCAACCCGGAGGCACAGGACGAGCTCGCGGACGCGATCACGCGTGAGGACATCCGCGAGCAGATCGAACAGGGCAACATCCGCGAGAAGGAGGCCAAGGGCAACTCCCGCGGCCGGGCCCGCGAGCGCGACGAGAAGCGCTCGTACGGCCACCGCACGGGCGCCGGCTCCCGCAAGGGGAAGGCCGGCGGCCGTCAGAGTCAGAAGGACGAGTGGATCTCGCGGATCCGCGCCCAGCGCGCACGCCTCAAGGAGCTCCGCGACGACGGGCCCCTCGACAGCTCGCAGTACCGCGAGCTGTACAACAAGGCCTCCGGCGGCGCCTTCGAGGACGTGCGACGACTCGACTCGTACATCGTGAACAACTACGACGTAACACTGGAGGACGACTGA
- a CDS encoding 50S ribosomal protein L32e: MSDDVDSLEDISGVGPSKADALREAGYETVEDVKAASQSELADVDGVGNALAARIKADVGGLEVDEEADAEIEEDESEAEPDEEEAEEDVETELRPRGHADKTPELDDERARALAKKLREGKPQFNRQDYHKKKRVPTSWRRPRGQLSKQRRGIKGKGPKVEAGFRSPTAARGLHPSGFEEVRVFNTDDLEGVDPATQAVRIASSVGGRKREAIEDECEDREIRVLNPTYVEVEVEE, from the coding sequence ATGAGCGACGACGTGGATTCGCTCGAGGACATCTCCGGCGTCGGCCCGTCAAAGGCCGACGCGCTCCGCGAGGCCGGCTACGAGACCGTCGAGGACGTGAAGGCGGCCTCCCAGTCCGAGCTCGCGGACGTCGACGGCGTCGGGAACGCCCTCGCCGCCCGCATCAAGGCGGACGTGGGCGGGCTCGAGGTCGACGAGGAGGCCGACGCGGAGATCGAGGAGGACGAGTCCGAGGCCGAACCCGACGAGGAGGAGGCCGAGGAGGACGTCGAGACCGAGCTTCGCCCGCGCGGTCACGCGGACAAGACGCCCGAGCTCGACGACGAGCGCGCCCGCGCGCTCGCCAAGAAGCTCCGCGAGGGCAAGCCGCAGTTCAACCGGCAGGACTACCACAAGAAGAAGCGCGTCCCAACCTCGTGGCGCCGCCCGCGCGGCCAGCTGTCGAAGCAGCGCCGCGGCATCAAGGGCAAGGGCCCGAAGGTCGAGGCGGGCTTCCGCTCGCCGACGGCCGCCCGCGGCCTGCACCCGAGCGGCTTCGAGGAGGTCCGCGTGTTCAACACGGACGACCTCGAGGGCGTCGACCCGGCGACCCAGGCGGTTCGGATCGCCTCGTCGGTCGGCGGCCGCAAGCGCGAGGCGATCGAGGACGAGTGTGAGGACCGCGAGATCCGCGTCCTCAACCCGACCTACGTCGAAGTGGAGGTTGAAGAATGA
- a CDS encoding 50S ribosomal protein L6: MTERTIELPEDVSADLDHLDLTIEGPNGSVTRRLWYPDVSVSAEDDAVVIAYPDDADRQTNATVGTFASHVDNMIHGVTEGWEYEMEVFYAHFPMDVDVEGDEVVITNFLGETAPRRASIRGDTDVQIDGEELVLTGPSKEDVGQTAASIEQLTRVTDKDTRIFQDGVYITRKPTGDV, from the coding sequence ATGACAGAACGAACAATCGAACTACCCGAGGACGTCTCCGCCGACCTCGACCACCTCGATCTCACGATCGAGGGGCCGAACGGCTCGGTGACGCGCCGCCTGTGGTACCCGGACGTGAGCGTCTCCGCGGAGGACGACGCCGTCGTCATCGCGTACCCGGACGACGCCGACCGCCAGACGAACGCGACCGTCGGTACCTTCGCGAGCCACGTGGACAACATGATCCACGGGGTCACGGAGGGATGGGAGTACGAGATGGAGGTCTTCTACGCCCACTTCCCGATGGACGTGGACGTGGAGGGCGACGAGGTCGTCATCACGAACTTCCTCGGGGAGACGGCACCCCGCCGCGCGTCGATCCGCGGCGACACCGACGTACAGATCGACGGCGAGGAGCTCGTCTTGACCGGCCCGTCCAAGGAGGACGTCGGACAGACGGCCGCCAGCATCGAACAGCTCACCCGCGTGACCGACAAGGACACGCGCATCTTCCAGGACGGCGTGTACATCACGCGCAAACCCACGGGTGATGTCTAA
- a CDS encoding 30S ribosomal protein S8, whose protein sequence is MAGNDPLSDALAGLDNAEDVGHLEYTVQPASNIIGSTLEVLYDNGYVDGFEFVDDGRAGTFEVELKGAINECGAVKPRYSVAADGYEKWEKRFLPARDYGALIVTTSHGVMSHYEAREEGIGGQVIAYVY, encoded by the coding sequence ATGGCAGGTAACGACCCCCTCTCCGACGCTCTCGCAGGCCTCGACAACGCCGAGGACGTCGGTCATCTGGAATACACGGTCCAGCCCGCCTCGAACATCATCGGCTCCACGCTCGAGGTGCTGTACGACAACGGCTACGTCGACGGCTTCGAGTTCGTGGACGACGGCCGAGCGGGAACGTTCGAGGTCGAACTGAAAGGCGCCATCAACGAGTGCGGCGCCGTCAAGCCGCGCTACTCCGTGGCCGCGGACGGCTACGAGAAGTGGGAGAAGCGATTCCTCCCGGCGCGCGACTACGGCGCACTCATCGTGACCACGAGTCACGGCGTCATGAGCCACTACGAGGCCCGCGAGGAGGGCATCGGTGGCCAGGTGATCGCATACGTCTACTGA
- a CDS encoding 30S ribosomal protein S14: MSDADTETTGPEETGEHAAKRTGQEAECRRCERKQGLVGKYDINLCRQCFREVARDMGFRKYR, translated from the coding sequence ATGAGCGACGCAGACACAGAAACGACCGGACCCGAGGAAACGGGCGAGCACGCCGCAAAGCGCACCGGCCAGGAGGCCGAGTGCCGGCGCTGCGAGCGCAAGCAGGGGCTCGTCGGCAAGTACGACATCAACCTCTGTCGCCAGTGTTTCCGCGAGGTCGCCCGCGACATGGGCTTCCGGAAGTACCGATAA
- a CDS encoding 50S ribosomal protein L5, whose amino-acid sequence MSEADADFHEMREPRIEKVVVHMGVGQGGRELANGEEILEEITGQETVRTTAKRAIGEFDIRPGDPIGAKVTLRGEDADEFLETALELADLSASQFDDTGNVSFGVAEHTEFPSQEYDPQIGIYGLDVTVTITRPGYRVSKRDKVTRSIPTGHRMDVDDAVAFLEREFDVEVTA is encoded by the coding sequence ATGAGCGAGGCTGACGCTGACTTCCACGAGATGCGCGAACCGCGCATCGAGAAGGTCGTCGTCCACATGGGCGTCGGTCAGGGCGGTCGCGAGCTCGCCAACGGCGAGGAGATCCTCGAGGAGATCACCGGACAGGAGACGGTTCGCACGACGGCCAAGCGCGCCATCGGCGAGTTCGACATCCGACCCGGCGACCCCATCGGGGCGAAGGTCACCCTGCGCGGCGAGGACGCCGACGAGTTCCTCGAGACCGCGCTGGAGCTGGCCGACCTCTCGGCCTCGCAGTTCGACGACACGGGCAACGTGAGCTTCGGCGTGGCCGAGCACACGGAGTTCCCGAGTCAGGAGTACGACCCGCAGATCGGCATCTACGGACTCGACGTCACCGTGACCATCACGCGACCCGGGTACCGCGTCTCCAAGCGGGACAAGGTCACCCGGTCGATCCCGACCGGTCACCGGATGGACGTCGACGACGCCGTCGCGTTCCTCGAACGCGAGTTCGACGTGGAGGTCACAGCATGA